The window ACCGTGCCCGCCATGGACTTAAATTCCGATATTCCTTACCAGAATGACGGCCGGATTGAATTACAGGCAACATCGGACTATGTGACCATGGATGTTATAACGTATGACAACAATGAGGTGTTGTTCTGGTACTTCAATACCAGCCATTTGGCTAAACGATTACGTAAATAGTAGACACCGCAATAAATACGCCAAGAGTATATAGACCATGATTAATGGGAAGAGGTAAGTAGAACCTAGGTTGCGGAAAGAAGCCCACCTATATTAACCCAAGTTGCTACCTATGCGGTGAGAAACGAAAAAGCCCCTCTCCCCCCGGGAGAGGGGAGAAAAGTGCGCTAGGTAGCAACTTGGGTTATATTAGGATCCGCCATCCTCAGTAAAAATAACTCATCGCGCGGATCCGTTGGACATCATCGAAAATCTATCTGGGTATCGTCGAAAACCTTGACGCCCCTCCCATTTCCTCTAGGGAATTAGGGTGGAGCAAGGCCCAGGATTCTCGAATAATGTCTATTGAATTTTATCTAACCAACGCTTAGGTTAATCAAAGAGGTTGCCGGACCATGTAACAATATGGTAAGAACGTGATATCAACAAGTTAGCAGATGATCTCGCGGGCGGATTGTAGGAATAAAGTCCTCCCCCTAACCTTTAATCATCCCTAGAAACAACACTAATGACACTTTGACCCATTAAGATTTAACTCCTGGCCGTGTCCTCACGATCATCTTTTATTCCGAGTCGTTCCACACTCGGTGGCAGACCTTTATGTTTCCCAGATGATCCATCTTGTATCTTACAAGATTGACGGCAATGGGCTAATGAACTTCGCAGAGGATCCTGAAATGTTGCTATCCGCGAAAAACTTTCCGACTGGCTCAGAGAATGAGCAACAGGCATTGCAGACCAAGCTCGAAACTATCCTTAGAAACGAGGTCGGAAGCGATCTATTCGCCACGCTGGGAACCTGGCGACGTATCCTTTCCGACAACCAGCAACGTGCCAAATGGGACGAGATCTCCGACCAACTCACAACGTTGTTTAAATGTGGCAAGAGTATACCACTCGACGGTCCGATGATCGGTGTCACCATGTCGCTACGAGATACTGATTATTTGTACGATGTAGCGGCACTCTTTGAAAATAATCGCTCTGCGCTGGCCCACCTGGAGATAATGGCCACGGCTTGGAATGCAACGTTTGGTCCTACTGGATTATGGATGGGAAAAACCTTTGAACCCATTGACGTAGGGGCCTATAACGAAATCTGCGACCACTATCCCCCCGCAGTAGCAGCCTTTGATCCGAGCACCGCCCGCATCGGTCGTAATTTTTTCCGGGAACCCACCCATCCCGATTTCCTCCAGAAACTTGGGGTGCCGGTACTCACCGATTTCTGGAAACTTTTAGACCGTCCCACTTCCACTACGGTTGACGGTTTTAAAGGCGAGTTGCTTGCGAGTAATCTCAGGAAAGAAGAGGCGATTCCCTACACGAAGACCGGAGGATACTTTCTATCTGCACTAGGTAGCTCAGTGGTCCCGGAAATGAATGGCAAGGCCGTGTATCAATTAAACTATCGCTGGCCGACATTATCTCCGACCTTCCCTATGACGCGATTGGTAGACGAGATTGTCCAGATTGGTGAGGGTGTCTATCTCGGCCAGCTAGTAATGGCCTCCCGCCATTATAGCCTTGGAACTATAAATATCTCCCTGTTCGGCGAAAACATTACCGATATTGAATTCGGGACGCCCTACCGCCCCGGTCATTCGTCAATATTCGAGGACATTAAGAATGGCATCATGAATATCGTAACCGGCAGAGATACGGACAGCGGCCCTGATTACGGATACCAGAGTAACGGATTCTTCTTAATGGTCGATACCCATCTCGCCACCCAGGCCTACGGTGATGATGCTTTCCCATTCCTACGTCCCCGCCCTGGTGAGATTGGTTTTCGTGAACTCGGTTACAATTCACGGATCGACGCCGCCGTAACGAATTGGTCGGAGGATTGGCACAAGGATGAGGAATTGCGACGGAAATTCACCACATTTACTCTAGAGCCTTCCACCAACCCCAATGATGGCGATGTCACCAAATATCGCCAAGAAGGTGAGTCCATTCTCCAAATGCTGGCCAGGTTGCAG of the Gammaproteobacteria bacterium genome contains:
- a CDS encoding hypothetical protein (Evidence 5 : Unknown function), producing MPAMDLNSDIPYQNDGRIELQATSDYVTMDVITYDNNEVLFWYFNTSHLAKRLRK
- a CDS encoding hypothetical protein (Evidence 5 : Unknown function) codes for the protein MLLSAKNFPTGSENEQQALQTKLETILRNEVGSDLFATLGTWRRILSDNQQRAKWDEISDQLTTLFKCGKSIPLDGPMIGVTMSLRDTDYLYDVAALFENNRSALAHLEIMATAWNATFGPTGLWMGKTFEPIDVGAYNEICDHYPPAVAAFDPSTARIGRNFFREPTHPDFLQKLGVPVLTDFWKLLDRPTSTTVDGFKGELLASNLRKEEAIPYTKTGGYFLSALGSSVVPEMNGKAVYQLNYRWPTLSPTFPMTRLVDEIVQIGEGVYLGQLVMASRHYSLGTINISLFGENITDIEFGTPYRPGHSSIFEDIKNGIMNIVTGRDTDSGPDYGYQSNGFFLMVDTHLATQAYGDDAFPFLRPRPGEIGFRELGYNSRIDAAVTNWSEDWHKDEELRRKFTTFTLEPSTNPNDGDVTKYRQEGESILQMLARLQKESSAASSHDDRIVHLEKFHQLFRAGIAPRIVDGRFQGQGRGYNTRFDAPEPVEWYGQPEPTKNFDYYHGATLNLHFGMADTLLQHSSTPSSFSFNHVANLLDEDKRGPNVLNEVWAHIGRFIFPWAGKSF